The following are encoded together in the Actinoplanes sp. N902-109 genome:
- a CDS encoding carbohydrate ABC transporter permease, with protein sequence MPRRWLLHTVLIAASLVMVVPFVWQILTSLKTLSDATSVPPSLLPQGQWANYGRVFELLPFGTQFLNTALMALARTLGQVLFCSMAAYAFARLRFPFKKALFGVILSVLMVPPQLFIIPQYQIMSDLGWLNSLQALIVPGLFSAFGVFLLRQFFLSLPVELEEAARLDGAGPLRIYWSIVLPLARPGLVALAVLTLLWSWNDLFWPLVVNNDPGKMTLSAGLASLQGQFQTDYPVLMAGSLLASLPVIAVFVFLQRQFIQGIAQTGLKG encoded by the coding sequence ATGCCTAGACGCTGGTTGCTGCACACCGTGCTGATCGCGGCGTCGCTGGTCATGGTGGTGCCGTTCGTCTGGCAGATCCTCACCTCGCTCAAGACGCTGTCGGACGCCACGTCGGTGCCGCCCTCGCTGCTGCCGCAGGGACAGTGGGCCAACTACGGGCGGGTCTTCGAACTGCTGCCGTTCGGGACACAGTTCCTCAACACCGCACTCATGGCGCTGGCGCGCACCCTCGGACAGGTTCTGTTCTGCTCGATGGCCGCCTACGCCTTCGCGCGGCTGCGTTTTCCGTTCAAGAAGGCCCTCTTCGGTGTCATCCTGAGCGTGCTGATGGTGCCCCCGCAGCTGTTCATCATCCCGCAGTACCAGATCATGTCCGACCTGGGCTGGCTGAACAGTTTGCAGGCGCTCATCGTCCCCGGGTTGTTCAGCGCGTTCGGCGTGTTCCTGCTACGGCAGTTCTTCCTCAGCCTGCCGGTCGAACTCGAGGAGGCGGCTCGCCTCGACGGCGCCGGGCCGCTGCGCATCTACTGGTCGATCGTGCTGCCGCTGGCCCGGCCCGGTTTGGTCGCGCTGGCCGTACTCACGCTGCTGTGGTCCTGGAACGACCTGTTCTGGCCGCTGGTGGTGAACAACGACCCCGGGAAGATGACGCTGTCGGCCGGGCTCGCCTCACTGCAGGGGCAGTTCCAGACCGACTATCCCGTACTCATGGCCGGATCGCTGCTCGCATCGCTCCCGGTCATCGCCGTGTTCGTGTTCCTGCAACGTCAGTTCATCCAGGGCATCGCACAGACCGGACTGAAGGGGTGA
- a CDS encoding carbohydrate ABC transporter permease, translating to MARHKERMTEALWAYAFIAPTALGLGLFYLWPVLQTAYFSFTEWGAFGGHEWSGVDNYVRLASDPELGRALLNTFTYTALGLLSIPLAIVFAALLNRRMRGVGVYRTIFFLPYVTMPVAVAMVWRWLYNGDYGLINYLLSLVGVDGPNWIADPGTALYALVVIGIWSSIGYNMIILLAGMQSIPAEYYEAAALDGAGPVRQFLRITVPLLSPTAFFVSVISVIGSLQLFDLVFVIAGSGASARANPAFPRLQTVVQLFYDRAFVTNDRGYAAAIVMLLLLIIVVLTAVQFRLQRRWVHYA from the coding sequence ATGGCGCGTCACAAGGAGCGGATGACCGAGGCGCTGTGGGCGTACGCATTCATCGCTCCCACCGCCCTCGGGCTCGGGCTCTTCTATCTGTGGCCGGTACTGCAGACCGCCTACTTCTCGTTCACCGAGTGGGGTGCGTTCGGCGGGCACGAGTGGTCGGGGGTCGACAACTACGTGCGGCTGGCGAGTGACCCGGAGCTCGGCCGGGCACTGCTCAACACGTTCACATACACAGCGCTCGGGCTGCTCTCCATCCCGCTCGCGATCGTGTTCGCGGCGCTGCTCAACCGCAGGATGCGCGGCGTGGGCGTCTACCGCACGATCTTCTTCCTGCCGTACGTGACCATGCCGGTCGCCGTGGCGATGGTCTGGCGCTGGCTCTACAACGGCGACTACGGGCTGATCAACTACCTGCTGTCGCTGGTCGGGGTGGACGGGCCGAACTGGATCGCCGACCCCGGCACCGCCCTCTACGCGCTCGTCGTGATCGGCATCTGGAGCAGCATCGGCTACAACATGATCATCCTGCTGGCCGGCATGCAGTCCATCCCGGCCGAGTACTACGAGGCGGCCGCGCTCGACGGCGCCGGCCCGGTCCGGCAGTTCCTGCGGATCACCGTGCCGCTGCTGTCACCGACCGCGTTCTTCGTGTCGGTGATCTCGGTGATCGGCTCGCTGCAGCTGTTCGACCTGGTCTTCGTGATCGCCGGCTCGGGCGCGTCGGCGCGGGCCAACCCCGCCTTCCCCCGGTTGCAGACGGTCGTCCAGCTCTTCTACGACCGGGCTTTCGTGACCAACGACCGGGGGTACGCGGCCGCCATCGTGATGCTGCTCCTGCTGATCATCGTGGTCCTGACCGCGGTGCAGTTCCGCCTGCAGCGCCGGTGGGTGCACTATGCCTAG
- a CDS encoding sugar ABC transporter substrate-binding protein, translated as MTGCSGSNDDKAADPNEKVTLTYGVWDQNQKTAMQELAAAFTRTHPAITVDVQLTPWEGYWTKLKAAVTGGAAPDVFWMNGPNFQLYASNKVIAPNPEQVDSSVYPKALVDLYTFEGKQYGLPKDMDTVGVWYNKKLFDAKKVAYPKDGWTWADFQNAAAGLTDAKAGVYGTAAELTSFQEYQYNTIAQAGGYVISPDGKKSGYDDPKTIQGLKFWTDLLDKKQSPDLKTMTDTVPLQLFESGKIAMYWGGSWDVPEFTQNEYTKDKVDVAPLPKGEKQATIIHGVSNEVGARSKHPRQAWEFVKYLGSKEAAEILGRTGPIPAYDGTQQAWVSKYPGLKLQTFIDEVNYAVPFPVSKNTAAWNEAELTHLTKAWNGQQPVSQASAELAAAMNDLLAKE; from the coding sequence TTGACCGGATGCTCCGGCAGCAACGACGACAAGGCAGCCGACCCGAACGAGAAGGTCACACTGACCTACGGGGTCTGGGACCAGAACCAGAAGACGGCCATGCAGGAGCTGGCCGCCGCGTTCACCCGGACGCATCCCGCCATCACCGTCGACGTGCAGCTCACGCCCTGGGAGGGCTACTGGACCAAGTTGAAGGCGGCGGTCACCGGCGGCGCCGCGCCCGACGTGTTCTGGATGAACGGCCCCAACTTCCAGCTGTACGCCTCGAACAAGGTGATCGCGCCCAACCCCGAGCAGGTCGACAGCTCGGTCTACCCCAAGGCGCTCGTCGACCTCTACACCTTCGAGGGCAAGCAGTACGGGCTGCCGAAGGACATGGACACCGTCGGCGTCTGGTACAACAAGAAACTCTTCGACGCCAAGAAGGTGGCGTACCCGAAGGACGGGTGGACCTGGGCCGACTTCCAGAACGCGGCGGCCGGGCTGACCGACGCCAAGGCCGGCGTCTACGGCACCGCAGCCGAGCTCACCAGCTTCCAGGAATACCAGTACAACACGATCGCCCAGGCCGGCGGCTACGTGATCTCGCCGGACGGCAAGAAATCCGGGTACGACGACCCGAAGACCATCCAGGGCCTCAAGTTCTGGACCGACTTGCTCGACAAGAAGCAGTCGCCCGACCTCAAGACCATGACCGACACCGTGCCGCTGCAGCTCTTCGAGTCCGGCAAGATCGCGATGTACTGGGGCGGATCGTGGGACGTCCCGGAGTTCACCCAGAACGAGTACACCAAGGACAAGGTCGACGTCGCGCCGCTGCCCAAGGGCGAGAAGCAGGCAACGATCATCCACGGCGTGTCCAACGAGGTCGGGGCCAGGAGCAAGCACCCCCGGCAGGCCTGGGAGTTCGTCAAGTACCTGGGCTCCAAGGAGGCGGCCGAGATCCTGGGCAGAACCGGGCCGATCCCGGCGTACGACGGCACCCAGCAGGCCTGGGTGTCCAAGTACCCCGGCCTCAAGCTGCAGACCTTCATCGACGAGGTCAACTACGCCGTCCCGTTCCCGGTGTCCAAGAACACCGCCGCCTGGAACGAGGCCGAGCTGACCCACCTGACCAAGGCGTGGAACGGTCAGCAGCCGGTCAGCCAGGCGTCGGCCGAGCTGGCCGCGGCGATGAACGACCTGCTCGCCAAGGAGTGA
- a CDS encoding ROK family transcriptional regulator: MTAYVAGGDLSRLRQLNAQSVIRALQDEPPQTLTDLARHIGLSRASTEDVVRELLELGWVAEVEPAAGGVGRPARRYRFNADAGRLLGLDVGGHKVLALITDLDGAVLHSRRAEVTVGLGRRERLAAVDRAVAGVLREAGPMGDRLWGTGVATTGWVDGSGRVLLSEALPEWTGVDLAAHVSRLVPGPVLVENDSKLAALAETWRGVARYASDLVFILSGWRTGAGLIIGGRLHRGFAHGAGELGALPAVGWKRAPDHLSAWRGGTDIFAAARAGERGALAAVRRYVKDLALGVSALVLTLDPELVVFGGGFSRSADVLVEPLRQELDRWVLRTPEIRVSALAEEGVALGAAKLARDAAEDRFSLSRG; the protein is encoded by the coding sequence TTGACCGCGTACGTGGCCGGCGGGGATCTTTCCCGCCTCCGGCAGCTGAACGCGCAGAGCGTGATCCGGGCCCTGCAGGACGAGCCGCCCCAGACCCTCACCGATCTGGCCCGGCACATCGGCCTGTCCCGCGCCTCCACCGAGGATGTGGTCCGGGAGCTGCTCGAGCTGGGCTGGGTCGCCGAGGTCGAGCCGGCCGCCGGCGGGGTGGGCCGCCCGGCCCGGCGCTACCGCTTCAACGCCGATGCCGGGCGGCTGCTCGGCCTGGACGTCGGCGGTCACAAGGTCCTGGCCCTGATCACCGACCTGGACGGCGCCGTGCTGCACAGCCGGCGGGCCGAGGTGACGGTCGGGCTGGGCCGGCGCGAGCGGCTGGCCGCGGTCGACCGGGCGGTGGCCGGGGTGCTGCGCGAGGCCGGTCCGATGGGTGACCGGCTGTGGGGAACCGGGGTCGCCACCACCGGCTGGGTCGACGGCTCGGGGCGGGTCTTGTTGTCGGAGGCGCTGCCCGAGTGGACCGGTGTCGACCTGGCCGCGCACGTGTCCCGACTGGTCCCGGGACCGGTGCTGGTGGAGAACGACAGCAAGCTGGCGGCGCTGGCCGAGACCTGGCGCGGGGTCGCCCGGTACGCCTCCGACCTGGTCTTCATCCTGTCCGGGTGGCGCACCGGGGCCGGTCTGATCATCGGTGGCCGGCTGCACCGGGGGTTCGCGCACGGGGCCGGTGAGCTCGGTGCGCTGCCCGCGGTGGGCTGGAAGCGGGCGCCCGATCACCTGTCCGCGTGGCGTGGCGGCACGGACATCTTCGCGGCTGCGCGGGCCGGTGAGCGGGGTGCGCTGGCCGCTGTGCGCCGCTACGTGAAGGATCTCGCGCTGGGTGTGTCGGCACTGGTGCTCACCCTGGATCCGGAGCTCGTGGTGTTCGGCGGCGGGTTCTCGCGGTCGGCCGACGTGCTGGTCGAGCCGCTGCGTCAGGAGCTGGACCGCTGGGTCCTGCGTACCCCCGAGATCCGGGTGTCGGCGCTGGCCGAGGAGGGGGTGGCACTGGGCGCGGCCAAGCTGGCCCGGGACGCGGCCGAGGACCGCTTCTCGCTCAGTCGAGGATGA
- a CDS encoding Gfo/Idh/MocA family protein encodes MSAVTLALVGAGLRGQAYARHAVTGGRARVVAVAEPDPVRREAAATEFGIAPEFVFDSWTGLVAESRLADAAILATQDRLHRDPAVALADRGYHLLIEKPLAPTEQDAAAIVDAAVRNKVIAAVCHVMRYTPYTRLVKGLLDSGRIGKLVSVQHLEPVGWWHFAHSFVRGNWRNTAESGPLLLTKCCHDIDWLVYLFGQLPERISSFGSLSHFKPSERPAGAADRCLDCPVEPTCPYSAKRRYRQALADPDEHFWPLGAVTPVATEESLMAALREGPYGRCVYASDNDVVDHQVVNLAFPDGATCSFTVSAFTPMEHRRTRLQGTHGYLDGDGRYVTLLDFVTGETEILDSDETAGSSAADGHGGGDEGLVEAFITAVATGDASLLPSDPVQSLATHRVVWAAEEARIRDEIVHFPA; translated from the coding sequence ATGTCTGCGGTGACTCTAGCTCTCGTCGGGGCCGGCCTACGGGGTCAGGCGTACGCACGGCATGCCGTCACCGGTGGCCGGGCGCGCGTGGTCGCGGTGGCCGAGCCCGACCCCGTTCGCCGGGAGGCGGCCGCCACCGAGTTCGGCATCGCGCCCGAATTCGTCTTCGACTCCTGGACCGGCCTGGTCGCCGAGTCCCGGCTGGCCGACGCAGCCATCCTCGCCACCCAGGACCGGTTGCACCGCGACCCGGCGGTCGCCCTCGCCGACCGTGGCTACCACCTGCTGATCGAGAAGCCGCTGGCCCCCACCGAGCAGGACGCGGCGGCCATCGTCGACGCGGCGGTGCGCAACAAGGTGATCGCCGCGGTGTGCCACGTGATGCGCTACACGCCGTACACCCGCCTGGTGAAGGGACTGCTCGACTCCGGCCGGATCGGCAAGCTGGTGAGCGTGCAGCACCTGGAGCCGGTCGGCTGGTGGCACTTCGCGCACTCGTTCGTCCGGGGGAACTGGCGCAACACCGCGGAGTCGGGCCCGCTCCTGCTGACCAAGTGCTGCCACGACATCGACTGGCTGGTGTACCTGTTCGGGCAGCTGCCCGAACGGATCAGCTCGTTCGGCAGCCTCAGCCACTTCAAGCCGTCCGAGCGCCCGGCCGGAGCCGCCGACCGGTGCCTGGACTGCCCGGTCGAGCCCACCTGCCCGTACTCGGCCAAGCGGCGCTACCGGCAGGCGCTGGCCGACCCGGACGAGCACTTCTGGCCGCTGGGCGCCGTCACCCCCGTCGCCACCGAGGAGTCACTGATGGCGGCACTGCGCGAGGGCCCGTACGGCCGTTGTGTGTATGCCAGCGACAACGACGTGGTCGATCACCAGGTCGTCAACCTGGCCTTCCCCGACGGGGCGACCTGCTCGTTCACGGTGAGTGCGTTCACCCCCATGGAACACCGCCGCACCCGCCTGCAGGGCACCCACGGCTACCTGGACGGCGACGGCCGCTACGTGACGCTGCTCGACTTCGTCACCGGCGAGACCGAGATCCTCGATTCCGACGAGACGGCCGGCTCGTCGGCCGCGGACGGTCACGGTGGTGGCGACGAGGGCCTGGTCGAGGCGTTCATCACGGCCGTGGCGACCGGCGACGCCTCGCTGCTGCCGTCCGACCCGGTCCAGAGCCTGGCCACCCACCGGGTGGTCTGGGCCGCCGAGGAGGCCCGCATCCGCGACGAGATCGTCCACTTCCCGGCCTGA